The genomic DNA taatGTACTCTGTTTACGGCAGGAAGCactcgagagagagagagagagagagacacagactcTGTGCCTGGGCCGAGTGAAAGAGTGCGGGGCTTCGCTGACAGTTGAACTGCACTGTAACGGCGACCGCAAAAACACCAACAGCAGCAACTGGAACCTCCGAACCAATCATGACACatctatagagagagagagagagagagagagttagttaaAGAATGTTGCGAGAGCAGTTCTAACCGTGAACCGTGATAAATTAAtaactctttttaaaaaattttaaatggCCGCCCAGAACGTCAGGTAGTGTCCCTCcagctgtcattttaaaaccCCGGCCTGGACCTGGACTCAGGGTTtggatttagagagagagagaagaacagagctGAACTCACAGCTGGCCGGCTGCTCTCCAAACCGCCGCATTAACTGATCATGAGTGAACTTCACAAACGCATCGTACTGTTCTGGAGAggaacaaacacagcacacatcagACAGAGCACATCAACATTAGCAGATCTTCTACTGAAACACATCTGCATTAAACTGTAATTTCACATTAAAGTGTtcatctggagcccaccaaccctcacactgtgaaacaagaccccagtcagttctctgtgcaagtaaaacgagtcgttctgattctgctccgcttctgacgtcaagtgcagagactttagaatggccccgccccctcgtcagagtctgtccaatcacagcgctggacccgtgtttatgtgagagcgcagagacgaggttaaactcagcaaaacagacacaacgagcgcggagaaataagagcactgagtaaaaacggagaagaaagagaacagagtgaaaacggctaaaaaccagagcttctgctcctcgctcctcactgctgtgcgctcggggtcggggtgaacagcgagcggctcattatcatttaaaggaacaggtgctgaaagcgggcgttctgaacaggggctgtttacacagggggagaacactgctgtggggctcgtggggtttggaccaaagcgggtcacagacgtttcattaagaaacagaactgtgttcctctgtggagacgagggagtGGGGGGGGGCACTAAGGTCATTCAGTTCACTGGACTCTGCAGAGAGATTCAGACATCGCTGTCATTGCCTTAGGAACCAAGTGAACAACCGACATGAAGCTAAATCTGACTAATTTACAGCAGGTATATCCCAACTACAcaccagagtgtgtgtgtgtgtgtgtgtgtgtgtgtgtgtacctgcgaGTTTAGTGGTCAGTGTTTCTTCATATTCCTCTctgattttctcctctctctccttcagcaGCCGCTCACAGATGAGTCCGACCTGCTTCAGGGTGAACAACGGCTGCTCTTTCCGAGACGGAGACGAACATCCAGCAGATaaacctgaaacacacacacacactaaataaatacaactggtcgtatatgacacacacacacacaaacatgtacaCTCCTATTACAGATATAACACACtaagtgtgtgagactgtggggACATTTCAAAACCCACACAGGTAGTGATTTGAGACACAGCCCGTTTTTTAAAGGGAAGGCTGTGatggaggtggagagagagtaTAAAGCTGGATGGAGACGCCTGGTTGCGTTCACCTCCACCACAGAGAAATCTACAGTACACCCGCTGTCCTCCAGAACCCCTCCGTGTCAGAGGTGCGAGGTCGTGAAGGCGGGGTTGTTACCTGTGAGCACAGAGTGCGTGGAGACGGAGGAGCTGGGCTGAGAGTCGAGGGAGCCGCAGGAGTCCGAGGCCTGAAAACTCTCCAGGTGTCGCCTCTTCTGCATCCGTTTGTACTCCTGCTTTATGTTGAAGAGGATTTGCTCTGTGGGAGACAAAAACAGTCACACACCTCAGACACG from Hoplias malabaricus isolate fHopMal1 chromosome 7, fHopMal1.hap1, whole genome shotgun sequence includes the following:
- the akirin2 gene encoding akirin-2, with the protein product MACGATLKRTMDWDPVLNPSSPKRRRCAPVSPAASPQKYLRMEPSPFGEVSTLTTEQILFNIKQEYKRMQKRRHLESFQASDSCGSLDSQPSSSVSTHSVLTGLSAGCSSPSRKEQPLFTLKQVGLICERLLKEREEKIREEYEETLTTKLAEQYDAFVKFTHDQLMRRFGEQPASYVS